From the Chitinivibrionia bacterium genome, the window GAATTTGCTTGCTACTTTGGAGTGCATTTCTTTCCCTTGTGAAATTCAATATTATTCTGTGGAAAAACACCCACCGTCAAAAGAGCAAATCGATGAAATAATCGGTGAATATTCGCCGAAAAATTACGCGCAGTATTTGCAATTTTACGACGAGTTATTTCGTAATCTGAAACACGGATTTAATTCGGCGATTTGGCAGTTTGGCGAAATAACGGTGAATTTCAATTTGTATTTCGGCGACGTGCTTGATTTTTTGGACGAACTTGACACTCAAATCGACTGTTGGTATCTTGACGGACACGCGCCCGAGAAAAATCCCGATATGTGGAGCGAGGATGTTTGCAGAAAAGTTTATGATAAGAGCAAAGTCGGAACAACCGCAGGAACATATACTGCTTGCGGATTTGTAAAGCAGAATTTACGTGCGGCGGGATTTTTTGTGAAGCGGCAAAAAGGATTTGGCGGAAAGCGG encodes:
- the mnmD gene encoding tRNA (5-methylaminomethyl-2-thiouridine)(34)-methyltransferase MnmD, with product MAVNSIYNDCYFSIENGFEESKSVFVCTNGVVEKAKSSKNLTIGELGFGTGLNLLATLECISFPCEIQYYSVEKHPPSKEQIDEIIGEYSPKNYAQYLQFYDELFRNLKHGFNSAIWQFGEITVNFNLYFGDVLDFLDELDTQIDCWYLDGHAPEKNPDMWSEDVCRKVYDKSKVGTTAGTYTACGFVKQNLRAAGFFVKRQKGFGGKRHKLFAERSQV